From a single Microbacterium murale genomic region:
- a CDS encoding four-carbon acid sugar kinase family protein: MHVDALLASLPASVEIDAAEVRAALDPQGVLVVLDDDPTGTQSVAGLPVLTRWEREDLAGAFATGAPAVYVLTNTRSLDEDTAAARNREVVAVALAAASESGRRVTFVSRSDSTLRGHFPLETDVLAGEIVAHGGTAPDLVLIIPAFPDAGRITVDAVHFWVTDGEATPVGETPFADDATFGFASSDLRDWVSEKTEGRVPADQVAALTIDIIRSGVDAVASFLRDVPAGSVVVVDVVDEADMRVVALALHRMRDRDVLLRVGPPYVRAHIGQDIAEPVAAADIPFAYDRGGLVVVGSHVPLTTMQLAELRRQRPDTVTIELDVRQLIDDRREAHLDAQARAVAEALDSGSVIVHTTRELVTGADGAESLDIARKVSSGVVDLVRRVLEIAPPRFVIAKGGITSSDVASEALEIRRATVLGPMLPGIVSLWQPETGPAVGIPYIVFAGNVGDTDSLARVVSTLADAN; encoded by the coding sequence GTGCACGTCGATGCGCTTCTCGCCTCGCTGCCGGCATCCGTCGAGATCGACGCCGCCGAGGTGCGTGCCGCCCTCGACCCGCAGGGAGTGCTCGTCGTGCTCGACGACGATCCGACCGGTACTCAGTCGGTCGCTGGCCTTCCCGTACTCACGCGGTGGGAGCGTGAGGACCTCGCCGGTGCGTTCGCCACCGGAGCTCCGGCCGTCTACGTGCTGACGAACACCCGATCGCTCGACGAGGACACCGCCGCCGCGCGCAATCGCGAGGTGGTCGCGGTCGCGCTGGCCGCGGCATCCGAGTCCGGCCGGCGCGTCACCTTCGTCTCCCGGAGCGACTCGACGCTCCGCGGTCACTTCCCGCTCGAGACCGACGTGCTCGCAGGAGAGATCGTCGCGCACGGCGGCACGGCGCCTGATCTCGTCCTGATCATCCCGGCCTTCCCGGATGCCGGTCGTATCACCGTCGATGCCGTGCACTTCTGGGTCACGGACGGTGAGGCGACGCCGGTCGGAGAGACCCCGTTCGCAGACGACGCCACGTTCGGATTCGCCTCGTCGGACCTGCGCGACTGGGTCTCGGAGAAGACCGAAGGACGGGTGCCGGCCGATCAGGTGGCCGCGCTCACGATCGACATCATCCGATCGGGCGTCGATGCCGTGGCATCGTTCCTCCGCGACGTCCCCGCTGGGTCCGTCGTCGTGGTCGACGTCGTGGACGAGGCCGACATGCGCGTCGTCGCGCTCGCGCTGCACCGCATGCGCGATCGCGACGTGCTGCTGCGTGTCGGCCCGCCGTACGTGCGCGCGCACATCGGTCAGGACATCGCCGAGCCCGTCGCAGCGGCAGACATCCCGTTCGCCTACGACCGGGGCGGACTCGTCGTGGTCGGCAGCCACGTGCCGCTCACGACGATGCAGCTCGCCGAGCTCCGTCGCCAACGACCGGACACCGTCACGATCGAACTCGACGTGCGTCAGCTGATCGACGATCGTCGCGAGGCGCACCTCGACGCCCAGGCGCGTGCCGTGGCTGAAGCGCTTGACTCCGGGTCAGTCATCGTGCACACCACCCGCGAGCTCGTCACCGGCGCTGACGGCGCCGAGAGCCTCGACATCGCCCGCAAGGTCTCCAGCGGCGTCGTCGACCTGGTGCGCCGCGTGCTCGAGATCGCCCCGCCCCGTTTCGTCATCGCGAAGGGCGGCATCACCTCGAGCGACGTCGCGAGCGAGGCTCTCGAGATCCGCCGTGCCACCGTGCTCGGACCGATGCTCCCCGGCATCGTCTCGCTGTGGCAGCCCGAGACCGGCCCCGCCGTCGGCATCCCCTACATCGTCTTCGCCGGCAACGTCGGCGATACGGATTCGCTGGCCCGCGTCGTCTCGACGTTGGCCGACGCCAACTGA
- a CDS encoding FadR/GntR family transcriptional regulator, with protein MKVERVSRTQSVVDGLLDEIIAGRLVAGETLPAEADLATLLGVSRLTLREGVRLLQAQGVIVPVPGSRHRIAPVDEWTGLEAVVRLARSGGARRRSSLDLIDMRVMFETGAAELAAPRCTDEHIVQLEAMLDLMRTAHRNGDVPGFVDADLAFHDVIFAAADNRILVASVRPLTAMLQDSRTETSAVLDIREHAIAEHAAVLEAMRTRSADAAREAMASHMRQTRDDLLHYVLGE; from the coding sequence ATGAAGGTCGAACGAGTCTCCCGCACGCAATCTGTCGTGGACGGGCTGCTCGATGAGATCATCGCCGGGAGGCTCGTCGCGGGAGAGACGCTTCCGGCCGAGGCCGATCTCGCCACGTTGCTCGGCGTGTCTCGACTCACGCTGCGCGAGGGGGTGCGGCTGCTGCAGGCGCAGGGCGTCATCGTCCCTGTGCCAGGCAGCAGGCACCGTATCGCGCCGGTCGATGAATGGACCGGGTTGGAGGCCGTAGTGCGTCTCGCGCGCAGCGGGGGAGCGCGACGGCGTTCATCGCTCGATCTGATCGACATGCGCGTGATGTTCGAGACCGGCGCCGCCGAACTCGCGGCCCCGCGTTGCACCGACGAGCACATCGTGCAGCTCGAGGCGATGCTCGACCTGATGCGGACGGCGCACCGCAACGGCGATGTTCCCGGATTCGTGGACGCGGATCTCGCATTCCACGATGTGATCTTCGCAGCGGCGGACAACCGCATCCTCGTCGCATCGGTGCGCCCGCTCACCGCGATGCTGCAGGATTCACGCACCGAGACCAGCGCGGTGCTCGACATCCGCGAGCATGCGATCGCCGAGCATGCCGCAGTGCTCGAGGCGATGCGCACGCGTTCCGCGGATGCGGCGCGCGAGGCGATGGCGAGCCATATGCGCCAGACCCGCGACGACCTGCTGCACTACGTGCTGGGCGAGTAG
- a CDS encoding NAD-dependent succinate-semialdehyde dehydrogenase produces the protein MTDYAVINPATGETLSAYDTFTDAQIDEAVAAADAAHRGWSRASTVAERAALIRRAAELHRERREELADIFVREMGKPREAALGEVDFAADIAEYYADQAEAIMADQPIAILGEGSAIIRRDSLGPLLGIMPWNFPAYQIVRFAAPNLIVGNTILLKPAPQCPESSTAIEEIYRDAGFPEGAYVNVLATNDQIADIIADPRVQGVSLTGSERAGSAVAEIAGRNLKKVALELGGSDPFIVLSTDDMDATVQAGVDARLDNNGQACNGAKRFIIVDGLYEEFTTKFTAAMAAVEATDPTQDDTVLGPVASAAAAEHLQQQIDGAVAQGATLLTGGTRDGAFFAPTVLSDVTPEMDVYREELFGPAAVVYRVADEDAAVKLANDTTFGLGSYLFTTDPEQAERVADRIEAGMVYVNLVLADSPELPFGGVKRSGTSRELGHLAAEEFVNKKLIRTA, from the coding sequence ATGACCGATTACGCCGTCATCAACCCGGCGACAGGGGAGACCTTGTCCGCGTACGACACTTTCACCGACGCGCAGATCGACGAGGCGGTCGCCGCTGCGGACGCCGCCCACCGCGGCTGGTCGCGGGCCTCGACCGTCGCAGAGCGGGCGGCGCTGATCCGGCGCGCCGCCGAGCTTCATCGCGAGCGCCGCGAGGAACTCGCAGACATCTTCGTGCGCGAGATGGGCAAGCCGCGTGAGGCCGCGCTCGGCGAAGTCGACTTCGCCGCCGACATCGCCGAGTACTACGCCGATCAGGCGGAGGCGATCATGGCCGATCAGCCGATCGCGATCCTCGGGGAGGGGTCGGCGATCATCCGTCGTGACTCGCTGGGGCCGTTGCTGGGCATCATGCCGTGGAACTTCCCCGCCTATCAGATCGTGCGATTCGCAGCGCCGAACCTCATCGTGGGCAACACGATCCTGCTGAAGCCCGCGCCGCAGTGCCCCGAGTCGTCGACGGCGATCGAGGAGATCTACCGGGACGCCGGGTTCCCAGAGGGTGCCTACGTCAACGTGCTCGCGACGAATGACCAGATCGCCGACATCATCGCCGACCCGCGTGTGCAAGGCGTGTCCTTGACCGGTTCGGAGCGTGCAGGTTCCGCCGTCGCCGAGATCGCCGGTCGGAATCTGAAGAAGGTCGCGCTCGAGCTCGGCGGATCCGACCCCTTCATCGTGTTGTCGACCGATGACATGGATGCCACGGTCCAGGCCGGTGTCGACGCGCGCCTGGACAACAACGGCCAGGCCTGCAACGGAGCGAAGCGCTTCATCATCGTCGACGGACTGTACGAGGAGTTCACGACGAAGTTCACGGCGGCGATGGCCGCGGTCGAGGCGACGGACCCGACGCAGGATGACACCGTGCTCGGGCCGGTCGCATCGGCGGCTGCGGCGGAGCACCTGCAGCAGCAGATCGACGGTGCGGTGGCGCAGGGTGCGACGCTGCTCACGGGTGGCACCCGTGATGGCGCGTTCTTCGCCCCGACGGTGCTCTCGGACGTGACACCGGAGATGGATGTCTACCGCGAGGAGCTCTTCGGCCCCGCGGCCGTCGTCTACCGCGTGGCGGACGAGGACGCCGCAGTGAAACTGGCCAACGACACCACCTTCGGTCTCGGCTCTTATCTGTTCACCACCGACCCCGAGCAGGCGGAGCGCGTCGCAGATCGGATCGAGGCGGGCATGGTCTACGTGAACCTCGTGCTCGCGGACAGTCCAGAGCTGCCGTTCGGCGGTGTGAAGCGCAGCGGCACGTCCCGCGAGCTCGGGCACCTGGCTGCAGAGGAGTTCGTGAACAAGAAGCTCATCCGCACGGCCTGA
- a CDS encoding NAD-dependent succinate-semialdehyde dehydrogenase: MTTAPNEAALLDSVPTGLFIGGQWEDAEGGRTFDVRDPATNAVIRSIADATPADGIRALDAAADAQESWAATPARTRSDILRRAFDLVQEHKEDLALLMTLEMGKPLAEARGEVVYGGEFLRWFSEEAVRISGRYGSNPEGTGRMVVSQRPVGPSFFITPWNFPFAMATRKIAPALAAGCTVVIKPPALTPLTTMFFVSLLEKAGLPAGVVNVVQTSSSSKLSAPIIADPRLRKLSFTGSTEVGRKLIAQAAEGVLRVSMELGGNAPFVVFDDADLDKAVDGAMLAKFRNIGQACTAANRFIVHADVAEEFARRVTERVQAMKIGRGTEDGVTIGPLIDADAVAKAGELVDDAVGRGAKLLAGGHAIDGEGTFFEPTVITEVAAGSDILREEIFGPVLAIATFTDEAEGVRLANDTEYGLVSYVFTEDLARGHRMIDALETGMMGLNVGVVSNAAAPFGGVKQSGIGREGGLEGIHEYLSTKYTLIPN; the protein is encoded by the coding sequence ATGACGACTGCACCCAACGAAGCCGCCCTGCTCGACAGCGTTCCGACCGGCCTGTTCATCGGCGGGCAATGGGAGGACGCCGAAGGCGGACGCACTTTCGATGTGCGTGACCCCGCGACCAATGCCGTGATCCGCTCCATTGCCGACGCGACGCCTGCCGACGGCATCCGCGCCCTCGATGCGGCCGCCGATGCCCAGGAGTCCTGGGCTGCGACCCCGGCGCGCACGCGCAGCGACATCCTGCGCAGAGCGTTCGACCTCGTGCAGGAGCACAAGGAGGACTTGGCGCTGCTGATGACCCTCGAGATGGGCAAGCCGCTCGCCGAAGCGCGTGGCGAGGTCGTCTACGGCGGCGAGTTCCTGCGCTGGTTCAGCGAGGAGGCGGTGCGCATCTCCGGGCGGTACGGATCGAACCCCGAGGGCACGGGGCGGATGGTCGTCTCGCAGCGGCCGGTGGGTCCGTCGTTCTTCATCACGCCGTGGAACTTCCCGTTCGCGATGGCGACCCGCAAGATCGCGCCCGCCCTCGCTGCCGGATGCACGGTGGTGATCAAGCCGCCGGCATTGACTCCGCTGACCACGATGTTCTTCGTCTCGCTGCTGGAGAAGGCGGGTCTCCCGGCCGGCGTGGTCAACGTCGTGCAGACCTCGTCGTCGTCCAAGCTCTCGGCGCCGATCATCGCCGACCCTCGACTGCGCAAGCTGTCCTTCACCGGATCGACCGAGGTGGGGCGGAAGCTCATCGCACAGGCTGCAGAGGGCGTCCTGCGTGTGTCGATGGAACTCGGCGGCAATGCCCCGTTCGTCGTCTTCGACGACGCCGACCTGGACAAGGCGGTCGACGGCGCGATGCTGGCGAAGTTCCGCAACATCGGCCAGGCGTGCACGGCGGCGAACCGCTTCATCGTGCATGCGGACGTCGCGGAGGAGTTCGCACGTCGCGTGACCGAGCGTGTTCAGGCGATGAAGATCGGGCGCGGCACCGAAGACGGCGTCACGATCGGTCCGCTCATCGACGCGGATGCCGTGGCGAAGGCCGGCGAGCTCGTGGACGATGCAGTGGGCCGCGGGGCAAAACTGCTCGCCGGCGGACATGCGATAGACGGTGAAGGCACGTTCTTCGAGCCGACCGTGATCACGGAGGTGGCTGCGGGGAGCGACATCCTCCGGGAGGAGATCTTCGGGCCCGTACTGGCGATAGCCACCTTCACGGATGAAGCCGAGGGCGTGCGACTCGCGAACGACACCGAGTACGGTCTGGTGTCGTACGTCTTCACTGAGGATCTCGCCCGCGGACACCGGATGATCGATGCGCTCGAGACGGGCATGATGGGCCTCAACGTGGGCGTCGTCTCGAATGCCGCTGCCCCGTTCGGCGGTGTCAAGCAGTCCGGCATCGGTCGCGAGGGCGGACTCGAGGGCATCCACGAGTACCTGTCGACCAAGTACACGCTGATTCCCAACTGA
- a CDS encoding APC family permease has translation MSTTPPTTDSAPEPAPVTGGLSQKGLSAGTVGLIGAVVIGISCIAPAYTLTAALGPTVSEVGFQVPAIILIGFIPMLLVAFGYRELNRSMPDSGTSFTWAARAFGPWVGWMAGWGLIAATILVLSNLAGIAVEFLFLLIDQIAGNPGTIAELAFNPFINVAVCLLFMLGATLVSYRDMQTTQKLQYYLVGFQLLVLLIFSITAFVQVAQGNAFDASPIELSWFNPFAVGSVGAVVAGLSLSIFIFWGWDVTLTMNEETKNPEKTPGRAATLTVITIVVLYLLLSLSLLSFAGIGTGALGLGNEDIQSNVFFYLSGPILGPLAFLVSLAVLTSSASSLQSTFVSPARTLLAMGHYGALPSQFARVSPRFFTPGYATIIAAVVASAFYAVMRFISEDVLWDTITALGMMICFYYGITAFACVWYFRKQWFDSARTFFFTLLFPLVGGVILAALFVMTLVDSMNPDYGSGSNIAGVGLVFILGVTVIVLGILIMIWQAIKRPAFFRGETLAMDAPPSLRRR, from the coding sequence ATGAGCACCACACCTCCCACCACGGATTCAGCACCAGAACCGGCACCAGTCACCGGAGGGCTCTCGCAGAAGGGGCTGAGCGCCGGGACCGTCGGTCTGATCGGCGCTGTCGTCATCGGCATCTCCTGCATCGCGCCGGCCTACACGCTCACCGCGGCGTTGGGCCCGACGGTGTCCGAGGTCGGGTTCCAGGTCCCGGCGATCATCCTGATCGGCTTCATCCCGATGCTCCTCGTGGCCTTCGGCTACCGCGAGCTCAACCGTTCGATGCCCGACTCGGGCACGTCGTTCACCTGGGCAGCGCGCGCCTTCGGTCCCTGGGTGGGTTGGATGGCGGGCTGGGGACTGATCGCCGCGACCATCCTCGTCCTCTCCAATCTCGCCGGCATCGCGGTGGAATTCCTGTTCTTGCTGATCGATCAGATCGCGGGCAATCCCGGCACCATCGCCGAACTCGCCTTCAACCCGTTCATCAACGTCGCCGTCTGCCTGCTGTTCATGCTCGGCGCGACGCTCGTGTCGTACCGCGACATGCAGACGACGCAGAAGCTGCAGTACTACCTCGTCGGCTTCCAGCTGCTCGTGCTGCTGATCTTCTCGATCACGGCGTTCGTGCAGGTCGCGCAGGGCAACGCCTTCGACGCGAGCCCGATCGAGCTGAGCTGGTTCAACCCGTTCGCGGTCGGATCGGTCGGCGCGGTCGTCGCAGGTCTCTCCCTGTCGATCTTCATCTTCTGGGGGTGGGATGTCACTCTGACGATGAATGAGGAGACGAAGAACCCCGAGAAGACGCCTGGGCGCGCGGCGACCCTCACGGTCATCACGATCGTCGTCCTCTACCTGCTGCTCTCGCTTTCCCTGCTGTCCTTCGCCGGCATCGGCACCGGCGCGCTCGGACTCGGCAACGAAGACATCCAGAGCAATGTCTTCTTCTATCTGTCCGGGCCCATACTCGGGCCGCTCGCGTTCCTCGTCTCGCTCGCCGTGCTCACCAGCTCGGCGTCGTCTCTGCAGTCGACCTTCGTCTCGCCTGCACGTACGCTGCTCGCGATGGGGCACTATGGGGCGCTGCCCTCGCAGTTCGCCCGCGTCAGCCCGCGGTTCTTCACACCGGGATACGCGACGATCATCGCCGCGGTCGTGGCATCCGCCTTCTACGCCGTCATGCGATTCATCAGTGAAGACGTCCTGTGGGACACCATCACCGCGCTCGGCATGATGATCTGCTTCTACTACGGCATCACCGCGTTCGCCTGCGTCTGGTACTTCCGCAAGCAGTGGTTCGATTCGGCACGCACGTTCTTCTTCACGCTGCTCTTCCCCCTCGTCGGAGGGGTCATCCTGGCCGCGCTGTTCGTCATGACACTCGTCGACAGCATGAACCCCGATTACGGGAGCGGATCCAACATCGCCGGCGTCGGACTGGTGTTCATCCTCGGCGTGACCGTCATCGTCCTCGGCATCCTCATCATGATCTGGCAGGCGATCAAACGCCCGGCCTTCTTCCGCGGTGAGACGCTGGCGATGGACGCCCCGCCCAGTCTGCGCCGCCGCTGA
- a CDS encoding universal stress protein: MSGAIVVGYTATDAGADAAALGARLARSLDARLHLVIVLPSEGTRSAAVPPERAYEDVIRAQGKKWLAEAMRHLPQEITRSGHVRLGESFAEGLIAAGEEFGARLIVVGAAEGAGFGRHRLGGVASALVHSSPIPVALAPAGTAQQSADVIPRITAALGTRAGADVLLDEAVAMTTDSGTPLRLVSLVPFDVPPGLDTGAIRVVAGGHADEVLAAAKTALPKNIEVSAEQAPGDSVEDAVTHLSWLPGEVILVGSSRLAQPRRLFLGSTAAKMLRVLPVPMIVVPRTRTGAQVEGDLA, from the coding sequence GAGCCGATGCCGCAGCTCTCGGCGCGCGCCTGGCGCGCAGTCTCGATGCCCGCCTGCACCTGGTGATCGTGCTGCCATCGGAGGGCACGCGCAGCGCGGCCGTTCCGCCGGAGCGCGCCTACGAGGATGTCATCCGCGCGCAGGGTAAGAAATGGCTCGCCGAGGCCATGAGGCATCTCCCGCAGGAGATCACCCGCAGCGGGCACGTCCGTCTCGGAGAGTCGTTCGCCGAGGGACTGATCGCCGCGGGTGAGGAGTTCGGCGCCCGCCTGATCGTCGTCGGCGCCGCAGAGGGGGCCGGCTTCGGGCGTCACCGTCTGGGAGGCGTGGCATCCGCACTCGTGCATTCCTCGCCCATCCCGGTCGCACTCGCACCGGCGGGAACCGCTCAGCAGTCCGCGGATGTCATCCCGCGGATCACCGCAGCGCTGGGCACCCGCGCCGGGGCCGATGTTCTGCTCGACGAGGCCGTGGCGATGACGACCGACAGCGGCACGCCGTTGCGACTCGTGTCGCTGGTGCCGTTCGACGTTCCGCCAGGGCTCGACACCGGAGCGATCCGTGTCGTCGCGGGAGGCCACGCCGACGAGGTGCTGGCCGCGGCGAAGACCGCTCTGCCGAAGAACATCGAGGTATCGGCCGAACAGGCGCCGGGAGACAGCGTCGAGGATGCCGTCACCCACCTGTCCTGGCTGCCGGGCGAGGTCATCCTCGTCGGCTCGAGTCGACTCGCCCAGCCGCGCCGACTCTTCCTGGGATCCACCGCAGCGAAGATGCTGCGCGTGCTTCCCGTTCCCATGATCGTCGTGCCACGCACCCGCACAGGTGCCCAGGTCGAAGGAGACCTCGCATGA